A window from Listeria seeligeri serovar 1/2b str. SLCC3954 encodes these proteins:
- a CDS encoding sugar ABC transporter substrate-binding protein: MKKKMFALLAVLLSLSLVLMACGSKDDANSSDSKVLNVWAMGDEAKSLKELAQKFTKETGIEVKVQVIPWANAHDKLLTAVASKSGPDVVQMGTTWMPEFVEAGALLDITKDVEKSKNMNSDLFFPGSVKTTQFDGKTYGVPWYAETRVLFYRTDLLKKVGYDEAPKTWDELSDAALKLSKRGKDMYGFAVDPNEQTTGFIFGRQNGSPLFDKDGKPVFNKAPFVDSVSYLDSFIKNGSAPDTDLGLDASQSFGGDGIVPMFMSGPWMVNTLKDTAPDIDGKWATAVLPKKENNMSSLGGANLSVFKYSDKKDDALKFMDYMSQPDVQLSWLKDTNSMPARMDAWEDDMLKNDPYYKVFGEQMKTAEPMPLIPQFEEIAQLYGKSWEQIYRGGADVQTQMDTFNDQVETLLKK; the protein is encoded by the coding sequence ATGAAAAAAAAGATGTTTGCACTGTTAGCTGTATTGTTATCACTTAGTTTAGTCCTTATGGCGTGTGGATCCAAAGATGATGCAAATTCAAGCGATTCTAAAGTATTAAATGTTTGGGCAATGGGAGACGAAGCAAAATCTTTAAAAGAACTAGCACAGAAATTCACTAAAGAAACTGGTATTGAAGTAAAAGTTCAAGTTATTCCATGGGCAAATGCACATGACAAGTTACTTACTGCCGTCGCTTCCAAATCTGGTCCAGATGTTGTCCAAATGGGTACAACTTGGATGCCAGAATTTGTCGAAGCTGGAGCATTACTGGATATTACAAAAGATGTAGAAAAAAGTAAAAATATGAATTCTGACTTATTTTTCCCTGGTTCAGTGAAAACAACACAATTTGATGGAAAAACTTATGGTGTTCCGTGGTATGCAGAAACTCGCGTACTTTTCTATCGTACTGATTTACTGAAAAAAGTTGGGTATGATGAAGCGCCAAAAACTTGGGATGAATTATCTGACGCTGCTTTAAAACTTTCCAAACGTGGCAAAGATATGTATGGTTTCGCAGTTGATCCAAATGAACAAACAACTGGTTTCATTTTCGGTCGTCAAAATGGTTCTCCTTTGTTTGATAAAGATGGAAAACCGGTTTTCAATAAAGCTCCTTTCGTTGATTCCGTTTCTTACTTAGACAGCTTCATTAAAAACGGTTCAGCTCCTGATACCGATCTTGGTTTAGACGCTTCTCAAAGCTTTGGCGGTGACGGTATCGTTCCAATGTTCATGAGTGGTCCTTGGATGGTTAATACGTTAAAAGACACTGCACCAGACATTGATGGAAAATGGGCAACTGCGGTTTTACCTAAAAAAGAAAATAACATGTCTAGTTTAGGTGGAGCTAATCTTTCCGTTTTCAAATATAGTGATAAAAAAGACGATGCGCTGAAATTCATGGATTATATGAGCCAACCTGATGTACAACTTTCTTGGTTAAAAGATACGAACTCGATGCCTGCTCGTATGGATGCATGGGAAGACGATATGCTCAAAAACGACCCTTACTATAAAGTATTCGGCGAGCAAATGAAAACAGCTGAACCAATGCCACTAATTCCTCAGTTTGAAGAAATCGCTCAACTATACGGCAAGTCTTGGGAACAAATTTATCGTGGTGGTGCGGATGTACAAACACAGATGGATACTTTTAACGATCAAGTAGAAACACTTCTCAAAAAATAA
- a CDS encoding carbohydrate ABC transporter permease, whose protein sequence is MKQFLNKNTPYLFISPALFLLLLFSLLPIMLAFVISFTDIDLVGLADYSKINFIGFDNYVNIMQDPVFLKSIFNTLFYVIIGVPLVIICSLGIALMINFSEAKIFQFFRLIFYTPSITNVVAVAVVWSYLYNPRFGLLNYLLSFLDLGPVPWLQDPTIAKLSLIILAVWRAIGVNMIIFLAALQGIPKEYYEAASLDGANSRQQLFKITVPMLRFAIFFVTVTTMIGWLQFFEEPFVMTEGGPLDSTNSVALFIYQNGFQLSKFGYAAAGSFILFIAIIIITLIQFRIQRKNNGGDI, encoded by the coding sequence ATGAAACAATTTTTAAATAAAAACACACCATATTTGTTTATTTCGCCAGCGTTGTTTTTACTTCTTCTGTTTTCGCTCCTACCGATTATGCTTGCGTTCGTTATTAGTTTTACTGATATCGATTTAGTCGGGCTCGCGGATTATTCTAAAATTAATTTTATTGGTTTTGATAATTACGTCAACATTATGCAAGACCCGGTATTTCTAAAATCCATTTTTAATACCCTTTTCTATGTAATTATCGGGGTGCCTTTAGTTATTATTTGTTCGCTTGGTATTGCTCTTATGATTAACTTTTCAGAAGCTAAGATTTTCCAATTTTTCCGGTTAATTTTCTATACTCCTTCGATTACAAACGTTGTCGCTGTAGCAGTTGTTTGGAGTTACTTATATAATCCACGGTTCGGTTTACTTAACTACTTACTTTCTTTCCTAGATTTAGGCCCTGTACCATGGCTACAAGACCCTACTATCGCAAAACTTTCCTTGATTATACTGGCTGTATGGCGTGCAATCGGTGTGAATATGATTATTTTCTTAGCAGCACTTCAAGGTATTCCCAAAGAATACTACGAAGCGGCCTCCCTTGACGGAGCAAATAGTCGCCAGCAGTTATTTAAAATTACCGTTCCAATGCTTCGTTTTGCGATATTCTTCGTAACGGTTACAACAATGATTGGTTGGCTGCAATTCTTCGAGGAACCATTTGTTATGACAGAAGGTGGACCACTGGATAGCACAAATTCCGTCGCCCTTTTCATCTATCAAAACGGTTTCCAACTTAGTAAATTTGGTTATGCCGCTGCCGGATCGTTTATATTGTTTATCGCGATTATTATTATCACGCTTATCCAATTCCGAATCCAGCGTAAAAATAATGGCGGGGATATTTAA
- a CDS encoding carbohydrate ABC transporter permease, translating to MNQYKQKSRGSKIAVIAILTVGGFFMILPFIWMVLSSLKTDAEILKIPPTIWPETFTLDNFTKLFTEMDFAIYLKNTLIIVFFSFFGLFLNAMAGYGFAKFKFKGKNKLFYLVLATMMIPGQVTMIPVYLLLNAAGLTNTMTGIVLPGLVGAFGIFLFRQFMSTISDDLLEAARLDGASEFYIFWRIIIPISRPVLAVQGILTFIAGWNSFLWPLIIANDEKFYTLSVGLQLLKGQYGSNYALQMAGATFMVIPIILIFMIFQKYILKGFNVSGMK from the coding sequence ATGAATCAATATAAGCAAAAATCGCGTGGCTCTAAAATTGCCGTAATTGCCATTTTGACGGTTGGCGGATTCTTTATGATTTTACCGTTCATTTGGATGGTTCTCTCCTCTTTAAAAACGGATGCTGAAATTTTAAAAATCCCGCCAACGATTTGGCCTGAAACATTTACCCTTGATAATTTCACGAAACTATTTACAGAGATGGACTTTGCTATCTACTTAAAAAATACCTTAATCATCGTTTTCTTCTCTTTCTTCGGATTGTTTTTAAATGCGATGGCAGGTTATGGTTTTGCGAAATTTAAGTTTAAAGGGAAAAACAAACTATTCTATCTTGTCCTTGCAACAATGATGATTCCTGGACAAGTAACGATGATCCCAGTTTACTTGCTACTAAATGCAGCCGGACTTACTAATACAATGACAGGGATTGTACTTCCAGGACTCGTTGGCGCCTTTGGGATTTTCTTATTCCGGCAGTTTATGTCGACTATTTCAGACGATTTACTGGAAGCGGCTCGGCTTGATGGTGCGAGTGAGTTCTATATTTTCTGGCGGATTATTATTCCGATTTCTCGCCCCGTTCTCGCGGTACAAGGGATTCTTACCTTTATCGCTGGCTGGAACTCCTTCTTATGGCCATTAATTATTGCCAACGACGAAAAATTCTATACCCTATCTGTCGGATTACAACTTTTAAAAGGACAATATGGCAGCAATTACGCACTTCAAATGGCTGGGGCAACATTCATGGTTATTCCGATTATCTTGATTTTTATGATTTTCCAAAAGTACATTTTAAAAGGATTCAATGTTTCTGGAATGAAATAA
- a CDS encoding glutamate synthase subunit beta, producing MGKATGFIEYDRIPSPGRDPKSRTRDWNEYSLPMPAADLTIQAARCMDCGVPFCSVGMEIKNGVSGCPLHNLIPEWNDAVYRGDWYEALQLLLKTNNFPEFTGRICPAPCEGGCTVAISEPAVGIKSIEKAIIDRGFEEGWIKPSPPKHRTGKRIAVIGSGPAGLACADQLNQAGHSVTVFEKSDRVGGLLMYGIPTMKLEKEQVTRRVNLMAEEGIEFITGVAAGSDISFAELRSEYDSVVLATGAGNARDIPLAGRDAKGIHFAVPYLTQSTRDNLDNGGVQTLSAKGKNVVIIGGGDTGADCVATALRQGAKSIYQFGIQDKLPELRKGENPWPQYPRVFKMDYAHEEAVAVYGKDPREYLINTTAFEKDEAGNLIGLHTVEVVEDKAARKYTPVEGSEKFFEVDIVLIAIGFAGTTEDIFTNFGVNKTERHTIDAAKGFYRTNEEGVFACGDARHGQSLVVTAIAEGREAAREVDFYLMGETFLP from the coding sequence ATGGGAAAAGCAACTGGATTTATTGAATATGATCGGATTCCTTCGCCAGGACGTGATCCGAAAAGTCGGACGCGCGATTGGAATGAATATAGTCTACCAATGCCAGCAGCGGATTTAACGATACAAGCAGCTAGATGTATGGATTGTGGTGTTCCTTTTTGTAGCGTTGGAATGGAAATAAAAAATGGCGTATCAGGTTGTCCGCTGCATAATTTAATTCCTGAGTGGAACGATGCAGTTTACCGAGGTGATTGGTATGAAGCATTACAACTACTTTTAAAAACTAATAATTTTCCGGAATTTACAGGACGGATTTGCCCCGCACCATGTGAAGGTGGTTGTACGGTCGCAATTTCTGAACCAGCAGTAGGAATTAAATCTATTGAAAAAGCGATTATTGACCGCGGTTTTGAAGAAGGCTGGATTAAACCTTCCCCTCCGAAACATCGCACTGGTAAACGAATTGCAGTTATCGGTTCTGGCCCAGCAGGTTTAGCTTGTGCAGATCAACTTAATCAAGCAGGACATAGTGTTACCGTATTTGAAAAAAGTGATCGTGTTGGCGGCTTGCTTATGTACGGAATCCCGACAATGAAACTAGAAAAAGAACAAGTGACCCGCAGAGTGAATTTGATGGCAGAAGAAGGGATTGAATTTATTACTGGCGTAGCAGCAGGTAGCGATATTAGTTTCGCTGAATTACGTAGCGAGTATGATTCTGTCGTTCTTGCAACTGGAGCTGGTAACGCACGCGATATTCCACTTGCTGGACGTGACGCAAAAGGGATTCATTTCGCTGTTCCATATTTAACGCAAAGTACGCGTGATAATTTAGATAACGGCGGTGTCCAAACTCTTTCAGCAAAAGGAAAAAATGTTGTTATTATTGGCGGCGGAGATACAGGCGCGGATTGTGTGGCAACTGCCCTTAGACAAGGTGCGAAAAGTATATATCAATTTGGGATTCAAGATAAATTGCCAGAATTAAGAAAAGGCGAAAACCCGTGGCCTCAGTATCCGCGCGTTTTCAAAATGGACTATGCTCACGAAGAAGCAGTAGCGGTTTACGGAAAAGACCCACGTGAATATCTCATTAATACAACTGCATTTGAAAAAGATGAAGCAGGCAACCTCATTGGCCTTCATACAGTAGAAGTAGTAGAAGACAAAGCCGCAAGAAAATATACACCAGTCGAAGGTAGCGAGAAATTTTTCGAAGTAGATATAGTATTAATTGCCATCGGTTTTGCTGGAACAACAGAAGATATTTTCACTAATTTTGGTGTTAATAAAACAGAACGACACACCATTGATGCAGCGAAAGGATTCTATCGTACTAATGAAGAAGGCGTATTCGCTTGTGGAGATGCTCGTCATGGCCAAAGTCTAGTTGTAACAGCTATCGCAGAAGGTCGTGAAGCTGCTAGAGAAGTGGATTTTTACTTGATGGGAGAAACTTTTTTACCATAA
- the gltB gene encoding glutamate synthase large subunit, whose protein sequence is MKQTNLPKKHGLYNPENEHDACGIGFVANIKKISSHKIVEQGIHMLCQLKHRGGEVGGDTGDGAGILLEISDSFFRAECAKLGLNLPEKYHYAVGMFNFPQNKTEREYLMEETEKLIKAEEQTFLGWRKLPTDVTKVGAGARKTEPAIYQLFVQKNEALNEAEFERALYLIRKQIEKFASTSEKITETFYVPSLSTRTIIFKGMLLPEQINQYYLDLADPAYVSAFALVHSRFSTNTFPSWERAHPYRYLIHNGEINTQRGNVNWMKAREKRAESEVFGDNLTKLLPIIDESGSDSATLDNALEFLVQSGRSLPHAAMMLIPEPWDKNPHMTDPKRAFYEYHSTLMEPWDGPTSISFTNGRVIGTILDRNGLRPARYYETKDHTIIYSSETGVVPVDSSEIIRKETVGAGTMLLIDLEEGRIVTDKELKDNLTTEKPYREWLNAEMTEIADLVTADSHYESMDKSARFKKQRAFGYTQDELNKILIPMVTEKKDPMGAMGYDAPLAVLSQRPQVLFNYFKQLFAQVTNPPIDGIREETVTSAMTLLGDEGNILNPTAQNANRIRLKTPILSRREFAALLQQTKFAKPTATLSMLFKAGERDTLDVRLTELFAEADKKIATGAELIVLTDDDINKDLIGIPSLLAVSGLHHHLVKAGTRTKVSLVVKTAEARDVHQCALLIGYGADAVFPSLAIDTFDGLIQEGRINGFSLDEAESRYIEAITDGILKIMSKMGISTVQSYRGAQIFEAIGIGDDVIANYFPGTASQIGGIPLDVIAQEAWLRHREAYHDIGYQSFTLNTGGEYQWRSNGEYHVYNPLAIHSLQQATRENDRETYNLYSDLMQNQSNAFLRGLLTFTSDRKSIPLDEVEPAEVIFKRFKSGAMSYGSISQEAHEALAIAMNRIGGKSNSGEGGENPNRFKPDANGDWRRSAIKQIASGRFGVTSHYLVNAEELQIKMAQGAKPGEGGHLPGNKVYPWISKTRGSTTGVGLISPPPHHDIYSIEDLSQLIFDLKNANQNARINVKLVSKTGIGTIAAGVAKGNADVILVSGYEGGTGAAARTSIRHAGVPWEIGLAETHQTLLLNGLRNKVVVETDGKLMTGKDVLVAAMLGAEEFGFATAPLVTLGCVMMRVCHLDTCPVGVATQNPELRKKFSGSADYVVNFFHFIVAEMREMMAELGFRSLKEVIGHKEFLTTHEKKESHWKAKYIDFSKMLYSDDFYKNQIQYCTKQQDHKIEQTLDMREIVPLIKPALDNAEKVTGSFDVRNVDRAIGTIAGSFISKKYGAAGLPEDTISLDFTGSAGQSFGAYTPLGMTLRIHGDANDYFGKGLSGGKLIVSPDEKTPINPHDSAIVGNVTLYGATGGEAYMHGRAGARFAVRNSGATAVVEGIGDNGCEYMTGGTAVILGEIGENFAAGMSGGIAYIYTTNKSSTKAKINHELVTSRAISSVTELAKLKQLIEQHANLTGSEFAKTILANWEIEKANFLFVIPNEYEMMLTRIETLEQAGQTHDEAELQAFYEHKDGKIIAAVAK, encoded by the coding sequence ATGAAACAAACTAATTTACCAAAAAAGCACGGTCTGTATAATCCAGAAAATGAGCATGACGCTTGTGGAATTGGGTTTGTGGCTAATATTAAAAAGATTTCTTCTCATAAAATTGTGGAGCAAGGTATCCATATGCTATGCCAATTGAAACATCGCGGGGGAGAAGTTGGCGGAGATACGGGCGACGGGGCTGGTATTTTACTTGAAATTTCTGACTCTTTCTTCCGAGCTGAATGTGCCAAACTAGGATTGAATTTACCCGAAAAATATCATTATGCGGTAGGAATGTTTAATTTCCCGCAGAATAAAACCGAACGAGAATACCTAATGGAAGAAACAGAAAAACTAATTAAAGCTGAGGAGCAAACTTTTCTCGGCTGGCGCAAACTTCCGACAGATGTTACAAAAGTGGGAGCTGGTGCTAGAAAAACAGAACCAGCAATTTACCAATTATTTGTCCAAAAAAACGAAGCATTGAATGAAGCTGAATTTGAACGGGCACTTTATTTGATTAGAAAACAAATTGAAAAATTCGCAAGCACTTCAGAAAAAATCACCGAAACTTTTTACGTACCAAGTTTATCTACTAGAACGATTATTTTCAAAGGAATGCTACTTCCAGAACAAATTAATCAATATTATTTAGATTTAGCTGATCCGGCTTATGTATCGGCTTTTGCCCTAGTGCATTCACGTTTTTCAACCAATACTTTCCCAAGTTGGGAACGTGCGCATCCGTATCGTTATTTAATTCATAATGGAGAAATCAATACGCAACGTGGCAATGTAAATTGGATGAAAGCAAGAGAAAAACGAGCGGAATCCGAGGTTTTTGGCGATAATCTAACTAAATTATTACCAATTATTGATGAAAGTGGTAGTGATTCAGCGACACTTGATAATGCTTTGGAGTTTTTAGTGCAATCTGGTCGTTCGTTGCCTCATGCAGCAATGATGCTTATTCCCGAACCTTGGGATAAGAATCCTCATATGACTGATCCAAAACGAGCTTTTTACGAGTATCACAGTACGCTTATGGAACCTTGGGATGGACCAACTTCTATTTCTTTTACGAACGGTCGTGTTATTGGAACGATTTTGGATAGAAATGGATTACGACCAGCACGCTATTACGAAACAAAAGACCATACGATTATTTATTCATCTGAAACAGGGGTCGTACCAGTTGATTCAAGTGAGATTATCCGAAAAGAAACTGTTGGCGCTGGTACAATGCTGCTGATTGATTTAGAAGAAGGGCGAATTGTCACAGATAAGGAACTAAAAGATAATTTAACAACCGAAAAACCGTATCGTGAATGGTTAAATGCTGAAATGACGGAGATAGCTGATTTAGTAACTGCTGATTCACATTACGAATCAATGGATAAATCAGCACGCTTTAAAAAACAACGGGCGTTTGGATATACGCAAGACGAGCTGAACAAAATATTGATTCCAATGGTAACCGAGAAAAAAGATCCAATGGGGGCAATGGGTTATGATGCGCCACTAGCTGTTTTAAGTCAGCGGCCACAAGTACTATTCAATTACTTTAAACAACTTTTTGCTCAAGTAACCAACCCGCCAATAGATGGGATTCGCGAAGAAACAGTAACTTCTGCCATGACGCTACTTGGCGATGAAGGAAATATTTTAAATCCCACTGCACAAAACGCTAACCGGATTCGCTTGAAAACACCTATTTTATCGCGGAGAGAATTTGCGGCATTGCTACAGCAAACAAAATTTGCCAAACCGACTGCCACTTTGTCGATGTTATTTAAAGCAGGGGAGCGAGATACGTTAGATGTTAGGCTGACAGAACTATTTGCAGAAGCAGATAAAAAAATTGCGACGGGAGCAGAACTAATTGTACTAACGGATGATGACATAAATAAGGACTTGATTGGTATTCCATCATTACTTGCTGTGAGTGGTTTGCATCATCATCTTGTAAAAGCTGGAACGAGAACAAAAGTAAGCCTTGTCGTAAAAACAGCAGAAGCAAGAGATGTTCATCAATGCGCGCTTTTAATTGGTTATGGAGCGGATGCTGTTTTTCCTAGTCTCGCGATTGATACATTTGACGGTTTGATTCAAGAAGGACGAATTAATGGATTTTCTCTTGATGAAGCAGAAAGCCGTTATATCGAAGCAATTACAGATGGAATTTTGAAAATCATGTCCAAGATGGGTATCTCGACTGTCCAAAGTTATCGAGGGGCGCAAATTTTTGAAGCGATTGGAATTGGGGATGATGTTATTGCTAATTACTTCCCAGGAACGGCTTCCCAAATTGGTGGAATCCCGCTGGACGTTATCGCCCAAGAAGCTTGGTTACGTCACCGGGAAGCATATCATGATATTGGCTACCAAAGTTTCACATTAAATACAGGTGGCGAATACCAATGGCGTTCAAACGGCGAATACCATGTGTATAATCCGCTTGCAATCCATTCATTACAACAAGCGACCAGAGAAAATGACCGGGAAACGTATAATCTGTATTCTGATTTAATGCAAAATCAAAGTAATGCCTTTTTAAGAGGGCTATTAACTTTTACTAGTGACCGTAAGTCGATTCCACTGGACGAGGTGGAGCCAGCAGAAGTGATTTTCAAACGATTTAAGTCAGGTGCTATGTCTTATGGGTCGATTAGTCAAGAAGCTCATGAGGCGCTTGCTATCGCGATGAACCGAATTGGAGGAAAAAGTAATAGCGGAGAAGGCGGAGAGAACCCAAATCGTTTCAAACCGGATGCAAATGGCGACTGGCGTAGAAGCGCGATTAAGCAAATTGCATCAGGTAGGTTTGGAGTAACAAGTCATTACTTGGTGAATGCCGAAGAGTTGCAAATTAAAATGGCGCAAGGTGCAAAACCCGGTGAAGGTGGTCATTTGCCAGGAAATAAAGTTTATCCGTGGATTTCGAAAACACGGGGCTCGACGACTGGAGTTGGGCTCATTTCTCCACCTCCACATCATGATATTTATTCGATTGAAGACTTGTCACAACTGATTTTTGACTTAAAAAATGCCAATCAAAATGCGCGCATCAATGTCAAACTTGTTTCGAAAACAGGAATTGGCACAATTGCGGCTGGCGTGGCGAAAGGAAATGCAGATGTTATTTTAGTTAGTGGTTACGAAGGCGGAACTGGTGCGGCGGCAAGAACGAGTATTCGCCATGCAGGTGTACCTTGGGAAATTGGACTAGCTGAAACGCACCAAACACTTCTACTGAATGGCTTGCGTAACAAAGTGGTCGTGGAGACAGACGGAAAACTAATGACTGGTAAAGATGTGTTAGTTGCGGCTATGCTCGGTGCAGAAGAGTTTGGTTTCGCAACTGCTCCGCTTGTAACGCTCGGCTGTGTGATGATGCGTGTGTGCCACTTAGATACATGTCCGGTTGGTGTCGCGACTCAAAATCCGGAACTTCGCAAAAAATTTAGTGGTTCAGCGGATTATGTAGTGAATTTCTTCCATTTCATTGTTGCAGAAATGCGCGAAATGATGGCTGAACTTGGCTTTAGAAGTTTAAAAGAAGTCATTGGTCATAAAGAATTTTTAACAACCCACGAGAAAAAAGAATCACACTGGAAAGCGAAGTATATTGATTTTTCGAAGATGCTTTATAGTGACGATTTTTATAAAAACCAAATTCAATACTGTACGAAACAGCAAGACCACAAAATTGAGCAAACACTAGATATGCGTGAAATTGTTCCATTAATTAAGCCGGCTTTAGATAACGCGGAAAAAGTAACTGGATCCTTCGATGTTCGCAACGTCGACCGTGCTATTGGAACGATTGCTGGTTCGTTTATTAGTAAGAAGTACGGAGCGGCGGGTCTTCCAGAAGATACCATATCGCTTGATTTTACTGGTTCAGCTGGCCAAAGCTTTGGCGCTTATACTCCACTTGGGATGACACTCAGAATTCACGGGGATGCCAATGATTACTTTGGTAAAGGACTGTCAGGGGGTAAACTAATCGTAAGCCCAGATGAGAAAACTCCTATTAATCCACATGATTCAGCGATAGTCGGCAATGTAACCCTTTACGGAGCGACTGGTGGAGAGGCCTATATGCATGGTCGTGCAGGTGCGCGATTTGCAGTAAGAAACAGCGGAGCGACAGCGGTTGTGGAAGGCATTGGCGATAATGGTTGTGAGTATATGACAGGCGGCACAGCAGTCATCCTTGGCGAAATTGGTGAGAACTTTGCAGCTGGAATGTCTGGTGGAATTGCCTATATTTATACCACCAACAAATCAAGCACAAAAGCGAAAATTAATCATGAGCTAGTGACGAGTCGAGCGATTTCTTCCGTCACAGAATTAGCAAAACTGAAACAATTAATTGAACAACATGCCAACTTAACCGGAAGTGAATTTGCCAAAACAATTCTCGCTAACTGGGAAATAGAAAAAGCTAACTTTCTTTTCGTTATTCCAAATGAATATGAAATGATGCTTACTCGAATTGAAACGCTAGAACAAGCTGGCCAAACGCATGACGAAGCCGAATTACAAGCCTTTTATGAACATAAAGATGGAAAAATAATTGCCGCTGTGGCGAAATAG
- a CDS encoding LysR family transcriptional regulator — translation MELRQLKYFMEVARVEHMTKASENLHVAQSAVSRQITKLEEELGVPLFDRIGRNMQLTSVGQDFLNQAAIALNELQKAEALVTEYTDPTKGTVRVGLPNSLSTKVLPSVISSFREKHPQITYQFMEGTNEELTEMLITGVLDLTFLSPVPESSDQLEAVRFFDEKLKLIVPKTHPLADNFNVSLKELANEKFVLYPEDFDLYKIVTNAAIKKGFKPEIAFQSRDFYTIQGLVGAGLGISILPEMILDGAIFKETKSIALRDKELRRSVGIITTKKRNLSPSENLFRSFIISFFSN, via the coding sequence ATGGAACTTAGACAGTTAAAGTATTTTATGGAAGTAGCCCGCGTCGAGCATATGACCAAAGCTAGCGAGAATTTGCACGTAGCCCAATCTGCCGTTAGTAGACAGATAACTAAATTAGAAGAAGAGCTCGGTGTACCTTTATTTGACCGAATTGGCCGAAATATGCAACTAACAAGTGTCGGTCAAGATTTCTTAAACCAAGCGGCCATCGCTTTAAACGAGCTCCAAAAAGCCGAAGCACTTGTCACAGAATATACTGACCCTACCAAAGGAACCGTCCGAGTTGGCTTACCAAATTCCCTTTCCACCAAAGTATTGCCCTCTGTAATTTCCAGTTTTCGCGAAAAACATCCACAAATCACTTATCAATTTATGGAAGGTACCAATGAAGAGCTTACAGAAATGCTCATTACAGGCGTTCTTGATCTCACTTTCTTATCACCAGTACCAGAATCCAGTGACCAACTCGAAGCCGTTCGTTTCTTTGATGAAAAACTCAAATTAATCGTCCCAAAAACGCACCCTTTAGCAGATAATTTCAATGTATCACTCAAAGAACTTGCAAACGAAAAATTCGTGCTCTATCCAGAAGACTTTGATTTATATAAAATCGTGACTAACGCAGCCATCAAAAAAGGCTTTAAACCAGAAATTGCTTTCCAAAGTCGAGATTTTTACACTATTCAAGGTTTAGTTGGAGCAGGACTTGGCATTAGTATTTTACCGGAAATGATTTTGGATGGTGCCATTTTTAAAGAAACTAAAAGTATTGCACTTCGCGACAAGGAGTTGCGCCGCTCTGTTGGAATTATTACTACAAAAAAACGGAACCTATCCCCTTCTGAGAATTTGTTCCGTTCCTTTATTATTTCGTTCTTTTCTAATTAA